From Vicingus serpentipes, the proteins below share one genomic window:
- a CDS encoding Z1 domain-containing protein — MTKEDKILFDVVFAFIKAKETAGEEISNTLIGDAVKQFATMFPNADDGLIKNELVSHFTIGIGKSDTLYKYKRPWIANYKQNHPNDSDFPFWTDYKTYLQKDKKYPAKVINEIDSSTDAILDGMANPNEDIDFEKKGMVIGYVQSGKTGNYVGLINKGLDVGYRFIVVLAGLHNNLRQQTQFRIDEGVCGFQRNEGKDEIVGVGKLPYQFTPKNRRPQTLTTSASDGDFNLKAAVMNTINFDADIPLIAVVKKNASVLRNLNKWIDGKLTINNEQVSSKSVLIIDDECDQASVNTKFKIEDLDKPIEDENGITDPSNTPSMINKLIKELLNKFSRRAYVGYTATPYANVFIPIDNEHYRDVFPEDFIVRLDQPTNYLGPEKYFASENEEDDLPGMLLLDKTEEFAQHLKECYKTDITNIEIPESLKSALYIFIVSGAIRFYRGQESENMSMLIHASHLTLIQNQLGVEIRDLWQMISDSIRQNDGIVWSNLELIYNGDYQNGFDYGMMSQQDFTDFYKSNNSFVDGNFNLPRDFSELKDDVRKFASAVEVIVVNSSQPDSLNYHLYPEGRKVIAIGGNTMSRGLTLEGLHTSYFVRHARAFDTLMQMGRWFGYRSNYADLCRIITTSEIAFDFSEICQADIKMKQDIIAMIKSNSSPRDFLINIRQSSTSIKVTSKMGAATERRITWAGGEEITTRIDRNPEIVINNHKVVLELIENLETSCEVERNDNRVIYKKVPLTLLDDLKEKYSMIANSGTMDFEKIFEFYQKFNFDLVDVVIVGRKSSEGLNDVNFFFSGKELGLAQRNPHEDSDLNMFKVPKGKLTDANYLSLFVKEGTYLGDREKKQPSRVCQDLIRPIITFVALNPKHFYLKRKVKKGDPVLKENTYLEQIDILGDFETNDFNYIPFGVSVATPTNNNAGRNLKDEDVYINITVQNNINN; from the coding sequence ATGACTAAAGAAGATAAAATACTTTTTGATGTAGTTTTCGCTTTCATAAAAGCAAAAGAAACTGCAGGAGAAGAAATTTCTAATACTTTAATTGGTGATGCGGTTAAACAGTTTGCTACAATGTTTCCAAATGCAGATGATGGGTTGATTAAAAATGAACTAGTAAGTCATTTTACGATTGGAATTGGGAAAAGTGATACATTATACAAATACAAAAGGCCATGGATTGCTAACTACAAGCAGAATCATCCAAACGATAGTGATTTTCCTTTTTGGACTGATTATAAAACTTATTTACAAAAAGATAAAAAGTATCCTGCTAAAGTGATTAATGAAATTGATAGCAGTACTGATGCTATTTTGGATGGAATGGCAAATCCAAATGAGGATATCGATTTTGAGAAAAAAGGAATGGTAATAGGTTATGTTCAATCTGGAAAAACAGGGAATTATGTGGGTTTGATAAATAAAGGATTAGATGTAGGTTATCGTTTTATAGTTGTTTTGGCTGGCTTACATAATAACCTAAGACAGCAAACTCAATTTAGAATTGATGAAGGAGTCTGTGGGTTTCAAAGAAATGAAGGAAAAGATGAAATAGTTGGAGTTGGGAAATTACCTTATCAATTTACCCCAAAGAATAGAAGACCACAGACTTTAACTACTTCAGCATCAGATGGCGATTTTAATTTAAAAGCGGCCGTTATGAATACAATTAATTTTGATGCTGATATTCCTTTAATAGCAGTTGTGAAAAAAAATGCAAGTGTATTAAGAAACTTGAATAAATGGATCGATGGAAAATTGACTATTAACAATGAACAAGTTTCTTCCAAATCTGTTTTAATTATTGATGATGAATGTGATCAAGCAAGTGTGAATACAAAATTTAAAATTGAGGATTTGGATAAACCAATTGAAGATGAAAATGGCATTACAGATCCTTCAAATACACCTTCAATGATCAATAAATTGATTAAAGAATTATTAAATAAATTTTCTCGTAGGGCCTATGTAGGCTATACAGCAACTCCTTACGCGAATGTTTTTATACCTATCGATAATGAACATTATCGTGATGTATTTCCTGAGGATTTTATTGTAAGACTAGATCAGCCGACAAATTATCTCGGACCAGAAAAATATTTTGCTAGTGAAAATGAAGAAGATGATCTACCTGGTATGTTATTGCTAGATAAAACTGAAGAGTTTGCTCAACATTTAAAAGAGTGTTATAAAACAGATATTACTAATATTGAGATACCAGAATCATTAAAATCTGCATTATATATTTTTATAGTTTCTGGAGCTATAAGGTTTTATAGAGGACAAGAAAGTGAGAATATGTCAATGTTAATTCATGCTTCTCACTTAACATTAATACAGAATCAGTTGGGGGTTGAGATAAGAGATTTATGGCAAATGATTTCAGATTCCATTAGGCAGAATGATGGTATAGTATGGAGTAATCTTGAATTAATATACAATGGTGATTATCAAAATGGTTTTGATTATGGAATGATGTCTCAACAAGATTTTACGGACTTTTATAAGTCAAATAATAGTTTTGTTGATGGTAATTTTAATTTACCAAGAGACTTTTCTGAACTAAAAGACGATGTTAGGAAATTTGCTTCAGCAGTAGAAGTAATAGTGGTTAACTCTTCTCAGCCAGATAGCTTAAACTATCATCTTTATCCAGAAGGTAGAAAAGTTATTGCAATAGGTGGTAATACAATGTCTAGAGGGTTGACTTTAGAAGGGCTTCATACTAGTTACTTTGTGAGGCATGCAAGAGCGTTTGATACTTTGATGCAAATGGGAAGGTGGTTTGGATATCGTTCCAACTATGCTGATTTATGTAGAATAATTACCACATCTGAAATAGCATTTGATTTTAGTGAAATATGTCAAGCTGATATCAAAATGAAACAAGATATTATAGCTATGATAAAAAGTAACTCATCTCCAAGAGATTTTCTAATTAATATAAGACAATCTAGTACTAGTATTAAGGTTACTTCTAAAATGGGTGCTGCTACTGAAAGAAGAATTACGTGGGCTGGCGGAGAAGAAATTACTACTAGAATTGATAGAAATCCTGAAATTGTGATTAACAATCATAAAGTTGTATTGGAATTAATTGAAAATTTAGAAACATCTTGTGAAGTTGAGAGAAATGATAATCGAGTAATTTATAAAAAAGTTCCTTTAACATTATTAGATGATCTCAAAGAGAAATATTCAATGATAGCTAATTCAGGTACAATGGATTTTGAAAAAATATTTGAGTTTTATCAAAAATTTAACTTTGATTTAGTAGATGTAGTAATTGTTGGAAGAAAATCAAGTGAAGGTTTAAATGATGTTAATTTCTTTTTTAGTGGAAAAGAGTTGGGCCTAGCTCAAAGAAATCCCCATGAAGATAGTGATTTAAATATGTTTAAAGTACCAAAAGGTAAATTAACCGATGCTAATTATCTCTCTTTATTTGTAAAAGAAGGTACCTATCTAGGAGATAGAGAAAAAAAGCAACCAAGTAGGGTTTGTCAAGATTTAATCAGACCAATTATAACATTTGTAGCATTGAATCCAAAACATTTTTATTTAAAAAGAAAAGTAAAAAAAGGCGATCCAGTATTAAAAGAAAATACTTACCTAGAACAAATTGATATTCTTGGAGATTTTGAGACTAACGACTTCAATTATATTCCTTTTGGTGTTTCTGTCGCAACACCAACAAATAATAATGCAGGAAGAAATTTAAAAGATGAAGATGTTTATATAAATATTACAGTTCAAAATAACATAAACAATTAG
- a CDS encoding ATP-binding protein encodes MSGDVINIEPSPSSMLGSLRSIGYNLKTALADIIDNSIAAGASNIEIINNDLNSGANELDWVAIVDDGKGMTRDGIADAFTLGGKGVDAIRSESDLGRFGLGLKTASFSQCKRLTVISKTEYTELASLIFDIDYIGKNGWKVFDSINPESILEKIKIRLKDPDFFEKEAWTIVFWENLDKIEVNNYSNYYRQIEKVIEHFSLVFHKFDSIINIFVNNTEIEFWNPFEGATSTSQIEIPFDSFGNKFKFRGHVLRHRSEFKNESQYNLQSKFGTFFHNQGIFVYRNKRLIYRGGWLGLLNREHHHILARVEIDLSNSNESDTAWDVNISKSSVRIPKFTESLLSPECNSIIAQANDTFRFHGGIKKHKIRKKIVEKKIEPIWNFGSKGSKLGVKDYYSINKDHALYKDLLDSLGSSQKEKFNHLIDYLESYLPIDNIFARKSAEEVEQPYHGDDELREKFDELFQKFVQESKFDEKQAFEALIHVEPFNKLSFDKKQLQNLNIQYD; translated from the coding sequence ATGAGTGGAGATGTAATAAATATAGAACCAAGTCCTAGCAGTATGTTAGGATCTCTAAGGAGTATAGGGTATAATTTAAAAACAGCCTTAGCTGATATTATAGATAACAGTATTGCTGCTGGAGCAAGCAATATTGAAATAATAAATAATGATTTGAATAGTGGAGCAAATGAATTAGATTGGGTTGCAATAGTTGATGATGGTAAAGGAATGACAAGGGACGGAATTGCTGACGCATTTACTCTTGGTGGTAAAGGTGTAGATGCAATTCGATCAGAATCAGATTTAGGTAGATTTGGTTTAGGACTAAAGACTGCAAGTTTTTCTCAATGCAAAAGATTAACAGTTATATCTAAAACTGAATACACAGAACTTGCCTCTCTAATATTTGATATAGATTATATTGGAAAAAATGGTTGGAAAGTTTTTGATAGTATTAACCCAGAATCAATACTCGAAAAGATTAAGATTAGGTTAAAAGATCCTGATTTTTTTGAGAAGGAAGCTTGGACTATTGTTTTTTGGGAAAATTTGGATAAAATTGAAGTAAATAACTATTCTAATTATTATCGACAGATAGAGAAAGTAATAGAACATTTTTCGTTGGTATTCCACAAGTTTGATAGTATCATTAATATTTTTGTAAACAATACAGAAATTGAATTTTGGAACCCTTTTGAAGGAGCAACCTCGACTAGTCAAATTGAAATACCTTTTGATTCTTTCGGGAATAAATTTAAATTCAGAGGACATGTTCTTCGACATAGGAGTGAGTTTAAAAATGAAAGCCAGTACAATCTTCAATCTAAATTTGGTACATTTTTTCATAACCAAGGAATATTTGTATATAGAAATAAAAGATTGATATATCGAGGAGGATGGTTGGGATTGTTGAATCGAGAACATCATCATATTTTGGCTAGGGTTGAAATAGATTTATCTAATTCAAATGAATCTGACACTGCTTGGGATGTTAATATTAGTAAATCTTCGGTTAGGATACCAAAGTTTACAGAAAGCTTATTAAGTCCAGAGTGTAATTCTATTATTGCCCAAGCAAATGATACATTTAGATTTCATGGAGGAATAAAGAAACATAAAATCAGAAAAAAGATAGTTGAAAAGAAAATCGAGCCAATTTGGAATTTTGGATCAAAAGGGAGTAAGCTAGGAGTAAAAGATTACTATTCGATTAATAAAGATCATGCACTATACAAAGACCTTTTAGATTCTTTAGGTAGTTCTCAAAAAGAAAAATTTAATCATTTAATTGACTACTTAGAGAGTTATTTGCCTATTGACAATATTTTTGCTAGAAAATCAGCAGAAGAGGTTGAGCAACCATATCATGGGGATGACGAATTAAGAGAAAAATTTGATGAGTTGTTTCAAAAATTTGTCCAAGAATCTAAATTTGATGAAAAGCAGGCTTTTGAAGCATTAATTCACGTTGAGCCATTCAATAAACTTTCATTTGATAAAAAACAATTACAAAATTTAAATATTCAATATGACTAA
- a CDS encoding DNA cytosine methyltransferase — MKVKEAIPIIDLFAGSGGLGEGFSSFYSGKNRAFDIKLSIEKDENAHKTLQLRAFTRQFSNGGVPEDYYEVLREKDLIKREKLISILFERYPKQAEKAKNEAWLCELGKADYPTDLIDKRIKEGLNGSSDWLLIGGPPCQAYSMAGRSRVGGIKEADHRVFLYKEYLRVIAIHHPSVFVMENVKGLLSAKVNGQMMFDCILNDLQNPSSVFKKTKSPKYKVYSLSTEPKNIDSFGNPVYKDSRDFLIRTELFNVPQKRHRVILLGIREDIQIIPNILKKGSKEISLKSIISDLPQLRSGLGRSIISYKTIDGKKKRVYKNEIDSYENWKKNISDFQTEIYSWKVFKSSKKLSLIKFSNEGIGSEFLKCKTPNNDNPLKDWYNDDRLGGVCNHQSRTHMLEDLKRYFFASTYAEKNKRFPRLKDYEEHSVELLPDHISAKSGKFTDRFRVQMPDLAATTITSHISKDGHYFIHYDPRQCRSLTVREAARIQTFPDNYLFCGPRTAQYHQVGNAVPPYLAFQIAEIVNKIFLNKKK, encoded by the coding sequence TTGAAAGTTAAAGAAGCTATACCAATTATTGATTTATTTGCAGGGTCAGGAGGTTTAGGGGAGGGTTTTTCTTCTTTTTACTCTGGAAAAAATAGAGCGTTTGATATAAAACTTTCAATTGAAAAGGATGAAAATGCTCATAAAACTCTTCAGCTTAGGGCTTTTACAAGACAATTTTCAAATGGAGGAGTGCCAGAAGATTATTATGAAGTACTTCGTGAAAAAGATTTAATTAAGAGAGAAAAATTAATTTCAATTTTATTTGAAAGATATCCAAAACAAGCTGAAAAAGCCAAAAATGAAGCATGGTTGTGTGAATTAGGCAAAGCTGATTACCCAACTGATCTAATTGATAAACGAATAAAAGAAGGTTTAAATGGAAGTTCTGATTGGCTTTTAATTGGTGGGCCACCTTGTCAAGCATATTCGATGGCTGGAAGGTCACGAGTAGGAGGGATAAAAGAAGCAGATCATAGAGTGTTTTTATATAAAGAATACCTTAGAGTAATTGCGATTCATCATCCCTCTGTTTTCGTGATGGAAAATGTGAAAGGTCTTTTGTCTGCGAAAGTAAATGGGCAGATGATGTTTGATTGTATTTTAAATGATCTTCAGAACCCATCTTCAGTATTTAAAAAAACAAAATCTCCTAAATATAAAGTTTATTCTCTTTCTACAGAACCAAAGAATATTGATTCATTTGGTAATCCTGTATATAAAGATAGTCGAGACTTTTTAATTCGAACAGAGTTGTTTAATGTTCCACAGAAAAGGCATAGGGTTATTTTACTTGGAATACGAGAAGATATTCAAATAATTCCAAATATTTTAAAGAAGGGATCTAAAGAAATTAGTTTAAAAAGCATCATAAGTGATTTACCTCAATTAAGGAGCGGATTAGGACGATCAATTATTTCTTATAAAACGATTGATGGAAAGAAGAAAAGGGTTTATAAAAATGAAATAGATTCATATGAAAATTGGAAAAAAAATATTTCTGATTTTCAAACGGAAATTTATTCTTGGAAAGTATTTAAATCAAGTAAGAAATTGAGTTTAATTAAATTTTCTAATGAAGGTATTGGCTCTGAGTTTTTAAAATGTAAAACTCCTAACAATGATAATCCATTAAAAGATTGGTATAATGATGATAGATTGGGGGGAGTATGTAATCATCAAAGTAGGACACATATGTTGGAAGATCTTAAACGCTATTTTTTTGCTAGTACATATGCTGAAAAAAACAAGCGGTTTCCTAGATTAAAAGACTATGAAGAGCATAGTGTTGAACTTTTACCTGACCATATAAGTGCTAAAAGTGGAAAGTTCACAGATAGATTCCGTGTGCAAATGCCTGATTTAGCAGCTACTACAATTACAAGTCACATTTCAAAAGATGGACATTATTTTATTCATTATGACCCTCGGCAATGTAGAAGTCTAACAGTGAGAGAAGCAGCTCGAATTCAAACCTTTCCTGATAACTATTTGTTTTGTGGACCAAGAACAGCTCAATACCATCAAGTAGGAAATGCTGTACCACCATATTTAGCATTTCAAATAGCAGAAATAGTAAATAAAATATTTTTAAACAAAAAGAAATAA
- a CDS encoding PD-(D/E)XK motif protein: protein MDYNKVFEDLIALPSNGSKYLTRQVEFDKSSTCKYKIKLAVDKDDDNRKCVVLQLTNGGKNADRIINNINTLNSFKVDVYPANIDEIPDVNYIIKLKQETEDGIFTKFVDDLVSVVRSSSNELIVLDVLKRVKAWMNFFKGKSGGLLTENSQLGLFAELCALRSLLKLNKSFLLQVLEGWVGPNNQNQDFIYPDGSGIEVKCTSKNNNKEISITNELQLDNNGLKKLFLAVYHVKRYKLRPGAVFESLPNIVDEIKELIMKNLEAKLEFEGLLIKVGYLEEFEAEYLNYGFQLLEGPEFYNVDDKFPRIVRSSNLSDGISKVSYTLNLQDQSVLKEDIYKSIKF, encoded by the coding sequence ATGGATTACAATAAAGTTTTTGAAGATTTAATTGCCTTACCAAGTAATGGAAGTAAATACCTAACTAGGCAAGTAGAGTTTGATAAAAGCTCAACTTGCAAATATAAAATAAAACTTGCTGTTGATAAAGATGATGATAATCGTAAATGCGTTGTTTTACAATTAACTAATGGTGGAAAAAATGCTGATAGGATAATTAATAATATAAATACTTTAAATAGCTTTAAAGTTGATGTTTATCCTGCTAATATAGATGAAATTCCGGATGTGAATTACATTATAAAACTAAAGCAAGAAACTGAGGATGGAATTTTCACAAAATTCGTGGATGATTTGGTTTCAGTAGTTCGTTCTTCTTCAAATGAATTAATTGTATTAGACGTTTTGAAAAGAGTAAAAGCTTGGATGAACTTTTTTAAAGGTAAGTCAGGAGGGTTACTAACTGAAAATAGTCAACTCGGTTTGTTTGCAGAGCTTTGTGCACTTAGATCTTTATTAAAATTAAACAAATCATTTTTACTGCAAGTATTAGAAGGTTGGGTTGGTCCTAATAATCAAAATCAAGATTTTATTTATCCAGATGGATCAGGAATTGAAGTGAAATGCACTTCGAAAAACAACAATAAAGAAATTTCGATTACAAATGAATTGCAATTAGACAATAATGGCCTAAAAAAATTATTTTTAGCTGTTTATCATGTAAAAAGGTATAAACTTCGTCCAGGAGCAGTATTTGAATCATTACCAAATATTGTTGATGAGATAAAAGAGTTAATTATGAAAAATCTTGAAGCGAAATTAGAATTTGAAGGACTATTAATTAAAGTTGGATATTTAGAAGAATTTGAAGCTGAGTATTTAAATTATGGTTTTCAATTATTAGAAGGTCCTGAATTTTATAATGTTGATGATAAATTTCCTAGAATAGTTAGAAGTAGTAATTTATCAGATGGTATTTCAAAAGTAAGTTATACTCTTAATTTACAAGATCAATCTGTGTTGAAGGAGGATATATATAAATCTATAAAATTTTAA